A window of Helicobacter anatolicus contains these coding sequences:
- the thrS gene encoding threonine--tRNA ligase: protein MSEIIGFKVGEEIIDTQTAQERGLSGEEIIFDNSIESLSIIRHSCAHLMAQAIKELYPDAKFFVGPVVDEGFYYDFKTASKISEEDLPKIEKQMKEIAKKKLPINKSVMSRQEAMEKFKNDELKQAVMSRITGDSFGIYRQGDFEDLCRGPHLPNTRFLHSFKLTKLAGAYLGGDEKAEMLIRIYGIAFADKETLNAYLTQIEEAKKRDHRKIGTEMGLFTFDEEVGAGLPIWLPKGARLRRRIEEMLTKALMIRDYEPVRGPEILKSSVWKISGHYDNYGENMYFTTIDDVEYGIKPMNCVGHIKVYQSSIRSYRELPLRFYEYGVVHRHEKSGVLHGLLRVREFTQDDAHIFCRPEQIKAEVSNIIAFTDSIMQAFGFHYEMELATRPEKSIGEDRVWEVATQALVDALQEHKISYKIDEGGGAFYGPKIDIKITDAIGRKWQCGTVQIDMNLPHRFMLEYVDENNQMQEPVMIHRAILGSFERFSAILTEHFGGEFPFFIAPTQIVLIPISENQHAYAEQLRKQIIALGAYAEVMDKNETLNKKIRNAEKQRVPMILVIGEKEQQSGTLAIRDRREKSQYEMKESEFLNMIEKKMREVSF from the coding sequence ATGTCAGAAATTATAGGTTTTAAGGTTGGAGAGGAAATTATTGATACTCAAACTGCACAAGAAAGAGGCTTAAGCGGAGAAGAGATCATTTTTGATAATTCTATAGAATCGCTATCAATTATTAGACATTCTTGTGCGCATTTGATGGCACAAGCAATTAAAGAGCTTTATCCTGATGCGAAGTTTTTTGTTGGTCCTGTGGTAGATGAGGGATTTTATTATGATTTTAAAACCGCTAGTAAAATTAGCGAGGAAGATCTGCCAAAAATAGAAAAGCAGATGAAAGAGATTGCAAAGAAAAAGTTGCCGATTAATAAGTCTGTGATGAGCAGACAAGAGGCGATGGAAAAATTTAAAAATGATGAGTTGAAACAAGCAGTAATGAGTAGAATTACTGGTGATAGTTTTGGCATCTATAGACAAGGGGATTTTGAGGATTTGTGTCGTGGCCCACATTTACCTAATACAAGATTTTTGCATAGCTTTAAACTTACAAAACTTGCGGGTGCTTATTTAGGTGGAGATGAAAAGGCTGAAATGCTAATTAGAATCTATGGGATTGCTTTTGCTGATAAAGAAACTCTTAATGCATATCTTACACAGATTGAAGAGGCAAAAAAACGCGATCATAGAAAAATTGGTACAGAAATGGGGCTTTTTACTTTTGATGAAGAGGTTGGTGCAGGATTACCTATTTGGTTACCAAAAGGTGCAAGATTAAGAAGAAGAATTGAAGAAATGCTTACAAAGGCTTTGATGATTAGGGATTATGAACCTGTTAGAGGACCTGAGATTTTAAAAAGTAGTGTCTGGAAAATAAGTGGTCATTATGACAATTATGGTGAAAATATGTATTTCACGACGATTGATGATGTGGAATATGGCATCAAACCCATGAATTGTGTGGGGCATATCAAGGTTTATCAAAGTTCAATTAGAAGTTATCGTGAATTGCCTTTGCGTTTTTATGAATATGGAGTTGTGCATCGTCATGAAAAAAGTGGAGTGTTGCATGGATTATTAAGGGTAAGAGAATTCACGCAAGATGATGCGCATATTTTTTGCCGCCCAGAGCAAATTAAAGCAGAGGTGAGTAATATTATTGCTTTTACAGATAGTATTATGCAGGCTTTTGGATTTCATTATGAAATGGAGCTTGCAACAAGGCCTGAAAAATCTATCGGTGAGGATCGTGTTTGGGAGGTGGCAACTCAAGCTTTGGTAGATGCCTTGCAAGAGCATAAGATTTCTTATAAAATTGATGAGGGTGGTGGAGCTTTTTATGGACCTAAAATTGATATAAAAATTACAGATGCTATTGGGAGAAAATGGCAGTGTGGAACAGTGCAAATTGATATGAATTTACCACATCGTTTTATGCTTGAATATGTTGATGAAAATAACCAAATGCAAGAACCTGTAATGATCCATCGTGCAATTTTAGGTTCTTTTGAGCGTTTTAGTGCTATACTTACAGAGCATTTTGGCGGCGAATTTCCATTCTTTATAGCACCTACACAAATTGTGTTGATTCCAATTAGTGAAAATCAGCACGCTTATGCAGAGCAGTTGAGAAAACAAATTATTGCTTTGGGGGCTTATGCAGAGGTGATGGATAAAAATGAAACATTAAATAAAAAAATACGTAATGCTGAAAAACAGCGCGTGCCTATGATTTTAGTGATTGGTGAAAAAGAGCAGCAAAGTGGCACTTTGGCAATTAGAGATCGACGTGAAAAAAGCCAATATGAAATGAAGGAGAGTGAGTTTTTGAATATGATAGAAAAGAAAATGAGAGAGGTTAGCTTTTGA
- the infC gene encoding translation initiation factor IF-3, producing MSKEEVLLNQDIDFEEVRCVGDDGEVYGIISSQEAQKIADSKGLDLVLISPTAKPPVCKVMDYGKYRYQLEKKQKEARKKQKQIEIKEIKLSTQIAQNDISYKVKHAREFILDEKHVKFKVVLKGRETSDPQGGIDVLHKVASMIEDIAMQEKEPRVEGRYVTLLFVPKKQEKK from the coding sequence TTGAGTAAAGAAGAAGTTTTATTAAATCAGGATATTGATTTTGAAGAAGTAAGATGCGTTGGTGATGATGGTGAGGTGTATGGAATTATCTCTTCACAAGAGGCACAGAAAATTGCAGATTCTAAGGGACTTGACTTGGTATTGATCTCGCCAACAGCAAAACCACCGGTTTGCAAGGTGATGGATTATGGAAAATATCGTTATCAACTTGAAAAAAAGCAGAAAGAAGCAAGAAAAAAACAAAAACAAATTGAAATTAAAGAGATTAAGCTTTCAACACAGATTGCACAAAATGATATTAGCTATAAAGTAAAGCATGCAAGAGAATTTATTTTAGATGAAAAGCATGTAAAATTTAAAGTTGTGCTTAAAGGTAGAGAGACTAGTGATCCACAAGGTGGTATTGATGTATTGCATAAGGTAGCAAGTATGATTGAGGATATTGCAATGCAAGAAAAGGAGCCAAGAGTAGAGGGACGTTATGTAACATTACTTTTTGTTCCTAAAAAACAAGAAAAAAAATAA
- the rpmI gene encoding 50S ribosomal protein L35: MPKMKTNRGAAKRFKVKKNLVKRGSAFRSHILTKKSPKRKTNLRKPHYVHSANSDSVKNLLCQA, translated from the coding sequence ATGCCAAAGATGAAAACAAATCGTGGTGCTGCTAAGAGATTTAAAGTTAAAAAAAATCTCGTGAAGCGTGGTAGTGCTTTCAGAAGTCATATTTTGACTAAAAAAAGCCCTAAGAGAAAAACAAATCTTAGAAAACCACATTATGTGCATAGTGCTAATAGCGATTCGGTTAAAAATTTACTTTGTCAAGCATAA
- the rplT gene encoding 50S ribosomal protein L20 codes for MRVKTGFVRRRRHKKILKLARGFYSGRRKHFRKAKEQLERSLCYAFRDRKQKKRDFRSLWIVRINAACRMNAMSYSKFMHGLKLANVELDRKVLADMAMNDMNAFNKVVSISKEALNAQK; via the coding sequence ATGAGAGTAAAAACAGGTTTTGTCAGAAGAAGACGCCATAAAAAAATACTAAAACTCGCTAGAGGTTTTTATAGCGGTAGAAGAAAACATTTTAGAAAGGCAAAAGAGCAGCTTGAAAGAAGCTTGTGTTATGCTTTTCGTGATAGAAAACAAAAGAAAAGAGATTTTAGAAGTCTTTGGATTGTGAGAATTAATGCGGCTTGCAGAATGAATGCAATGAGTTATTCCAAATTTATGCATGGGTTAAAGCTTGCAAATGTTGAGCTAGATAGAAAAGTTTTGGCGGATATGGCAATGAATGATATGAATGCATTCAATAAAGTTGTGTCAATCTCAAAAGAAGCTTTAAACGCTCAAAAATAA
- a CDS encoding 6-hydroxymethylpterin diphosphokinase MptE-like protein, producing MKLLEILTKGKIENIENFLSQRMIKNMEFFKSNSPQLFQQLQKPPIDYNLVLDSRGLNIIDLKQQVMLYPVLDSCYTMVETHLEIATKPTSNPRWKMHYNDVFLDFIDEKKLPITGFAINEIIKLVRKNRGIKEYYLDPKFMPTTILYGILGGLFLEFMREEGVFFHSLLLFEENLDFFRISCYFVDYYELFKQVSQGGFYLCIQNVENRKTISNFFASKKITNNFLICELQSYVSPRLEKLITWVRQEYSANKRGWGSFEDECIGLLNTLQNKNYPFLSYPKRLNVPICVVANGPSLDFLLPFIKENAEKMIIFSCGTALKPLKDYGISVDFQIEIERIDYLKDVLEQAPLGDTTLLCGNMVNPSALKIAKEAFLFLRGGSASSYLFKNSVMEFCAPFVGNAGASLAMQLGSEVLLCGLDCGYIEGLSKHAKNSYYGDEEAKIPQDAIEILGNTQKKVFADSLFLLSLQNLQESIKKLQPKMVLNLGMGAYIEGSRFVKPTDFSLKPIDKKQILQTIKNSTKKIDAFSLEQNIHDAYLFRDQVLEILGREIHSKKELFACVDRLFAFMVQVSYKKPHLGILFEGSLAHILQNLLLASLHLPYDDIFLFYTQSLEIISLSFDRMLIRYKLLLKFI from the coding sequence ATGAAACTTCTTGAAATACTTACAAAAGGAAAAATAGAAAATATCGAAAATTTTTTATCGCAAAGAATGATAAAAAATATGGAATTTTTTAAATCAAATTCTCCTCAATTATTTCAGCAACTACAAAAACCCCCGATTGATTATAATTTAGTTTTAGATTCTAGAGGGTTAAATATTATTGATTTAAAACAACAAGTAATGCTTTATCCCGTGCTAGATTCTTGTTATACAATGGTTGAGACGCATTTAGAAATTGCTACCAAACCTACAAGTAATCCTCGTTGGAAAATGCATTATAATGATGTTTTTTTAGACTTTATTGATGAGAAAAAATTACCAATTACAGGGTTTGCAATTAATGAAATTATTAAACTTGTACGGAAAAATCGTGGTATCAAAGAATACTATTTAGATCCAAAGTTTATGCCCACAACGATTTTGTATGGAATTTTAGGGGGATTGTTTTTAGAGTTTATGCGTGAAGAAGGTGTTTTTTTTCATTCACTTTTACTTTTTGAAGAAAATTTAGATTTTTTTCGTATTAGTTGTTATTTTGTGGACTATTATGAGCTTTTTAAACAGGTTTCGCAGGGTGGATTTTATCTTTGTATTCAAAATGTTGAAAATCGTAAAACTATTAGTAATTTTTTTGCATCTAAAAAGATTACTAATAATTTTTTAATTTGTGAATTACAAAGCTATGTGAGTCCAAGATTGGAAAAACTAATTACATGGGTGCGGCAAGAATATAGTGCAAATAAAAGAGGTTGGGGGAGTTTTGAAGATGAGTGTATAGGACTTTTAAACACTCTGCAAAATAAAAATTATCCTTTTTTGTCTTATCCAAAGCGTTTGAATGTGCCAATTTGTGTGGTTGCAAATGGACCAAGTTTAGATTTTTTATTGCCCTTTATTAAAGAAAATGCAGAAAAGATGATTATTTTTTCTTGTGGTACAGCTTTAAAGCCTTTGAAAGATTATGGAATCTCTGTGGATTTTCAAATTGAAATTGAGCGTATTGATTATTTGAAAGATGTATTAGAGCAAGCACCATTGGGAGATACTACGCTTTTGTGTGGCAATATGGTAAATCCTAGTGCTTTGAAAATTGCAAAAGAGGCTTTTTTATTTTTGAGAGGGGGGAGTGCATCAAGCTATTTATTTAAAAATAGTGTGATGGAGTTTTGTGCTCCATTTGTAGGTAATGCAGGTGCTAGTTTAGCAATGCAATTGGGAAGTGAAGTTTTGTTGTGTGGGCTTGATTGTGGGTATATTGAAGGGTTGAGTAAGCATGCAAAAAATTCTTATTATGGTGATGAGGAGGCAAAAATTCCACAAGATGCAATTGAGATTTTAGGAAATACACAAAAAAAAGTTTTTGCAGATTCTTTATTTTTGCTTTCTTTGCAAAATTTGCAAGAATCTATTAAAAAACTACAACCAAAAATGGTGCTTAACCTTGGAATGGGTGCATATATAGAAGGGAGTAGGTTTGTAAAACCAACGGATTTTTCCCTTAAACCTATTGATAAAAAACAAATTTTACAGACTATTAAAAACTCTACAAAAAAGATTGATGCATTTTCATTGGAGCAAAATATTCATGATGCTTATCTTTTTAGGGATCAAGTGTTAGAAATTTTGGGAAGGGAGATTCATAGCAAAAAAGAGTTGTTTGCATGCGTGGATAGGCTTTTTGCTTTTATGGTGCAAGTGAGTTATAAAAAACCACATTTAGGAATTTTGTTTGAAGGAAGTTTGGCACATATCTTACAAAACTTGCTTTTAGCAAGTCTGCATCTACCTTATGATGATATTTTTTTATTTTATACACAAAGTTTAGAGATTATATCTTTAAGTTTTGATAGAATGCTAATACGATATAAATTATTACTTAAATTTATATAA
- a CDS encoding CDP-glycerol glycerophosphotransferase family protein gives MTSDSNDLAFLRKNKNKVRFIGKGNLAYSFLNTLRADIVVMTTPGLDVLEIKRSKGVEHYCHIVHSLGSPNYRAFGMDYYDSILINATMQADFINQVTKAHHVKEKIIKIIGSPYCDMLNHLKNTLQENVQKKVFFPNKDCKNKTILLSPSWGKEGALAKYGMELIDAILKAGFYLIIRPHPQSLISEKELITTLQDKASHEQVVWDIDTPNVYAMEQSDVMISDFSGIIFDYICLYNKPVLTLDFEFDHSGYDSADIDLMWEFSIFDHIGGRINKKDFAQIKNLIFEACVEDKYQEALQEVKKSLWTHVGESGEIGAKAILEIRQKILEQRLGKYYEFAQEFLQIQKILEGVK, from the coding sequence TTGACTTCTGATTCAAACGATCTGGCATTTTTACGCAAAAATAAAAATAAAGTGCGTTTTATTGGCAAGGGTAATCTGGCATATTCTTTTTTAAATACTCTACGGGCAGATATTGTAGTAATGACAACACCAGGGCTAGATGTCTTAGAAATTAAAAGAAGTAAAGGTGTAGAGCATTATTGCCATATTGTACATTCTTTGGGAAGTCCAAATTATAGGGCTTTTGGAATGGATTATTATGATAGTATTTTGATAAATGCGACAATGCAAGCAGATTTTATTAATCAAGTCACAAAGGCCCATCATGTAAAAGAAAAGATAATAAAAATTATTGGATCGCCCTATTGTGATATGTTAAATCACTTAAAAAACACATTGCAAGAAAATGTGCAGAAAAAAGTTTTTTTTCCAAATAAGGATTGTAAAAATAAAACCATCTTACTTTCACCTTCTTGGGGCAAGGAAGGTGCTTTGGCAAAATATGGTATGGAACTTATTGATGCGATTTTAAAAGCAGGTTTTTATCTTATTATCCGCCCACATCCACAAAGTCTTATTTCAGAAAAAGAGTTAATAACTACATTGCAAGATAAGGCAAGTCATGAACAAGTAGTATGGGATATTGACACACCAAATGTTTATGCAATGGAGCAAAGCGATGTAATGATTTCGGATTTTTCAGGCATTATTTTTGATTATATTTGTCTTTATAATAAGCCAGTTTTAACGCTTGATTTTGAATTTGATCATTCAGGTTATGATTCCGCAGATATTGATTTGATGTGGGAATTTAGCATTTTTGATCATATCGGTGGAAGGATTAACAAAAAAGATTTTGCACAGATAAAAAATTTGATTTTTGAAGCTTGTGTTGAGGATAAATATCAAGAAGCATTGCAAGAAGTAAAAAAATCTCTATGGACGCATGTAGGAGAATCTGGAGAGATTGGAGCAAAGGCGATTTTAGAAATTAGGCAAAAAATTTTAGAGCAAAGACTTGGAAAATATTATGAGTTTGCACAAGAGTTTTTGCAAATACAAAAAATTTTGGAGGGAGTTAAATGA
- a CDS encoding YidC/Oxa1 family membrane protein insertase: MISDILYFICIYPLETILKFVLDILNHYIHSFGLSIILLSVFVNLFLLKLFYLADSGAVRHNIIKQRLDKKIKEFKSVFKGGELYAYIRTLYRQNNYHPIFALKALGGLALQVPFFIAVVFLLQVHFESTGQISFGIIKDLNQPDSLLFGINLLPLLMTFFTLLNVFVSSKDRGARIQGALIALVFLVLLYQMPSALLLYWTTSMVFAFLRSVFAVFVKNNQKYKDTTLPIATNNDNFAIKTQDSKALGNVRGKYNLFLKIFTPFVLLDSREYILYRNISIFIILDLCLMVFVYNPYLIYASDISQFDAQLMLKTLGVLLGCFLLCSFLLIYFTSFFYKTRLLKIGVFGIGVIFFIAVVYNFFLDFNIIKNESYGALDHMLFMAQREVFNEPKYGLILVDFCCGILGIILMLIALRYKAFFLKILKIFAVFLVLFSLFSAFKIITHTEKKFTQNTKQIQEGQTQDVTNLLSFSKEKNVLFLVLDAFTNSHFGEILELYPEVAQHFSGFTYFNNTISTSSFTYLTTSPLVGGMDYSVYELMQKYHQVVGTDIIFKEAKIAFENVARNFAKNHYKVDILNPEPADFKNWKTKEGIQFYEGTPYKEHFYKKHAKELEFLFTTKTDFIVEFINYGLFKISPYSFRAKLYIDYGWRFSQSAKIKQFKIVADQASDVLSFLDFANTNQKQPTFKYIKSMITHSPGGLDVKRGCLPSLEIQTEVEKLKHKMPMAYLFGLNSYMTYHFDNEVCAIFAVADFLKWMVKNGIYDQTKIIIASDHGLYDSYKQMQENHGKELGRHSESLLLFKDFGAKGAIVFDSRLMSNADAAGLLYDGMNLKNTPENILKNYPKDRKIIHAQMHAFARGLEKIYEIKEDSSVLKNWKDITEETLKNLKKKER, encoded by the coding sequence ATGATAAGTGATATTTTGTATTTTATTTGTATTTATCCTTTAGAGACAATTTTAAAATTTGTTTTAGATATTTTAAATCACTATATTCATAGTTTTGGATTAAGTATTATTTTATTAAGTGTGTTTGTAAATTTGTTTTTATTAAAATTATTTTATCTTGCAGATAGCGGGGCGGTAAGACACAATATTATTAAACAGAGGCTTGATAAAAAAATCAAAGAATTTAAAAGCGTTTTTAAGGGTGGAGAGCTTTATGCTTATATCCGTACCTTATATCGTCAAAATAATTATCACCCTATTTTTGCGCTTAAGGCTTTGGGTGGTTTGGCATTGCAGGTGCCATTTTTTATTGCGGTAGTATTTTTATTGCAGGTGCATTTTGAATCTACAGGGCAAATATCTTTTGGAATAATTAAGGATTTAAATCAGCCAGATTCTTTGTTATTTGGAATCAATCTTTTGCCTTTATTGATGACTTTTTTTACTTTACTTAATGTATTTGTGAGCTCTAAGGATAGGGGGGCTAGAATACAGGGTGCTTTGATTGCGCTAGTGTTTTTGGTTTTGTTATATCAGATGCCTAGTGCTTTGCTTTTGTATTGGACTACAAGTATGGTTTTTGCATTTTTGAGAAGTGTTTTTGCAGTTTTTGTAAAAAATAATCAAAAATATAAAGATACAACACTACCCATTGCTACAAATAATGATAATTTTGCCATAAAAACTCAAGATTCTAAAGCATTAGGGAATGTAAGAGGAAAATATAATCTTTTTTTAAAGATTTTTACACCTTTTGTTTTATTAGATTCTCGTGAATACATTTTGTATCGTAATATTTCTATTTTTATAATTTTAGATCTTTGCTTGATGGTGTTTGTTTATAATCCTTATTTGATTTATGCAAGTGATATTAGCCAGTTTGATGCACAATTAATGCTAAAAACTCTTGGTGTTTTGCTAGGATGTTTTTTGCTTTGTAGTTTTCTATTAATTTATTTTACAAGCTTTTTTTATAAAACACGATTGCTAAAAATCGGTGTTTTTGGAATCGGTGTTATTTTTTTTATCGCTGTAGTTTATAATTTTTTTCTTGATTTCAATATTATCAAAAATGAAAGCTATGGTGCTTTGGATCATATGTTGTTTATGGCACAAAGAGAAGTGTTTAATGAACCAAAATATGGACTTATTTTAGTAGATTTTTGTTGTGGGATTTTAGGCATTATTTTGATGCTAATTGCCTTGCGATATAAGGCATTTTTCTTGAAAATTTTGAAAATATTTGCAGTATTTTTGGTGCTATTTTCTTTGTTTAGTGCTTTTAAAATCATTACACATACAGAAAAAAAATTTACACAAAACACAAAACAAATTCAAGAAGGACAAACTCAAGATGTGACAAATCTCCTTTCTTTTTCAAAGGAAAAGAATGTATTATTTTTAGTTTTAGATGCTTTTACAAATTCGCATTTTGGAGAGATTTTAGAGCTTTATCCAGAAGTGGCTCAGCATTTTTCTGGATTTACTTATTTTAATAATACAATTTCTACAAGTAGTTTTACTTACCTTACTACAAGTCCTCTTGTTGGGGGAATGGATTATTCTGTTTATGAGCTAATGCAAAAATATCATCAAGTTGTAGGGACAGATATTATTTTTAAAGAGGCTAAGATAGCATTTGAGAATGTGGCAAGAAATTTTGCTAAAAATCATTATAAAGTAGATATTTTAAATCCAGAGCCTGCAGATTTTAAAAATTGGAAAACTAAAGAAGGGATTCAATTTTATGAGGGCACACCTTATAAAGAGCATTTTTACAAAAAACATGCTAAGGAATTGGAGTTTTTGTTTACAACAAAAACAGATTTTATTGTTGAATTCATCAACTATGGACTTTTTAAAATCTCACCTTATAGTTTTAGGGCAAAGCTTTATATTGATTATGGATGGAGATTTTCTCAAAGCGCTAAAATTAAGCAGTTTAAAATCGTAGCAGATCAAGCTTCTGATGTCTTGAGTTTTTTAGATTTTGCAAATACTAATCAAAAGCAACCTACCTTTAAATATATCAAAAGTATGATTACGCATTCACCAGGGGGCTTAGATGTTAAAAGAGGATGTTTACCAAGCTTAGAGATTCAAACAGAAGTAGAAAAGCTCAAGCATAAAATGCCTATGGCTTATCTTTTTGGTCTTAATTCTTACATGACTTATCATTTTGATAATGAAGTGTGTGCAATTTTTGCAGTTGCAGATTTTTTGAAGTGGATGGTAAAAAATGGCATTTATGATCAAACAAAAATTATTATTGCTTCAGATCATGGGCTTTATGATAGTTATAAGCAAATGCAAGAAAATCATGGTAAGGAATTAGGAAGGCATTCTGAGAGTTTATTGCTTTTCAAGGATTTTGGCGCAAAGGGTGCAATAGTATTTGATTCTCGTTTGATGAGTAATGCAGATGCTGCGGGATTGCTTTATGATGGGATGAATCTAAAAAATACTCCTGAAAATATTTTAAAAAATTATCCTAAAGATCGCAAGATTATTCATGCACAAATGCATGCTTTTGCACGCGGTTTAGAGAAGATTTATGAGATCAAAGAAGATAGTAGTGTATTGAAAAATTGGAAAGACATTACAGAAGAAACCTTAAAAAATCTAAAGAAAAAGGAGCGATAG
- the aepX gene encoding phosphoenolpyruvate mutase: MQKIVYVAMAADLLHAGHINVLQHAKQYGKVIVGLFSDHAIAMMEDAPLLDFEERKKVIENLSIVDSVVVQDAPSYKENLYRLKPDYVVHGDDWKKGYLKIYRDEVIEILYDLYPQEKKDLEYHPRLIEVPYSTHINALGIKRTINALGISKAMQQKRLRVLLGLKKPLRFLETHSALSALIAENTCVDKEGRKVGFDGFWSSSLTDSTNRGKPDIEAVELSMRLNTLNEIFEVTHKPLIYDADTGGLLEHFVFSVRTLERVGVSAVVIEDKTGLKKNSLLGNEVHQVQEDIEIFCQKIRAGKKAQVTQDFMIIARIESLILDKGQDDALKRAFAYIEAGADGIMIHSRHKDGVEIIEFLKAFRKKDKNTPIVVVPTSFNAISAEDLAKYGVNIVIYANHMLRSAFIAMQSVAKSILENDRSLEAEKECMSIKEILSLIPGTI, translated from the coding sequence GTGCAAAAAATAGTCTATGTGGCAATGGCGGCGGATTTGTTACATGCGGGGCATATTAATGTCTTGCAACATGCAAAGCAATATGGAAAAGTGATTGTAGGATTATTTAGCGATCATGCGATTGCTATGATGGAGGATGCTCCATTATTAGATTTTGAAGAACGCAAAAAGGTGATTGAAAATCTTAGCATTGTAGATTCTGTTGTTGTGCAAGATGCGCCAAGTTATAAGGAAAATCTTTATCGTTTAAAGCCAGATTATGTAGTGCATGGAGATGATTGGAAGAAAGGGTATTTAAAGATTTATCGTGATGAAGTGATAGAGATTTTATATGATTTGTATCCACAAGAAAAAAAAGATTTAGAGTATCATCCAAGACTTATTGAAGTGCCTTATAGCACGCATATTAATGCTTTAGGAATCAAGAGAACAATTAATGCTTTAGGAATTTCTAAGGCAATGCAGCAAAAACGCCTAAGAGTATTGCTTGGTTTAAAAAAGCCACTAAGATTTTTAGAAACACATTCTGCATTAAGTGCGTTAATTGCAGAAAATACTTGTGTAGATAAAGAAGGAAGAAAAGTTGGTTTTGATGGATTTTGGTCAAGCTCATTGACAGATTCTACAAATCGTGGAAAACCAGATATTGAAGCAGTAGAGCTTAGCATGCGTTTAAACACATTAAATGAGATTTTTGAGGTTACACATAAGCCTTTGATTTATGATGCAGATACTGGAGGACTTCTTGAGCATTTTGTCTTTAGTGTTAGAACTTTAGAGCGTGTGGGAGTGAGTGCTGTAGTGATTGAAGATAAGACAGGTTTGAAAAAAAATAGTTTGCTAGGTAATGAAGTACATCAAGTACAAGAAGATATTGAAATATTTTGTCAAAAAATTCGCGCAGGGAAAAAGGCACAGGTAACACAGGATTTTATGATTATTGCCAGAATTGAGAGTTTGATTTTAGATAAGGGGCAAGATGATGCATTAAAAAGAGCATTTGCTTATATTGAAGCAGGTGCTGATGGAATTATGATTCATTCAAGACATAAAGATGGAGTAGAAATTATAGAGTTTTTAAAAGCTTTTCGTAAAAAAGATAAAAATACGCCAATTGTCGTGGTGCCTACGAGTTTTAATGCAATTTCTGCAGAGGACTTAGCAAAATATGGTGTAAATATTGTGATTTATGCAAATCACATGCTAAGGAGTGCATTTATTGCAATGCAAAGTGTTGCAAAAAGTATTTTGGAAAATGATAGAAGCTTGGAAGCAGAAAAAGAATGCATGAGTATTAAAGAAATACTCTCTCTTATACCAGGGACAATTTAA